One genomic region from Bombyx mori chromosome 6, ASM3026992v2 encodes:
- the LOC101739634 gene encoding BTB/POZ domain-containing protein 17 — MSYLTVDGPNPSMEKPPEDAEPNEDLEVDNSKSVLLKIATLYAEQLMSDLTLEVAGVGYPAHRLILCASSEVFQVMLMNREWSEWRESRIVLQETPSAASVFPHFLKYFYTGQIRISYHTVLPVLSLADKYNVKDLVTLCLSYMSQHIAQAAKRGQLIAWMQYTMGCGHNDVAKACQNFVKWNVEWVWSEAALAELEGDTLVQLLQHTDLVLHNEITLYQFVVRWLNKQREKLDRTDLNEAEKKLHWESLVAAVFSHIRFPMMCPNQLAKLLLCPLTQEHKDFFMERMAIAMSYQSGQYERVAEVQQTEAGRMLFTPRLYTEDTWGSILAVDNFHSLPCYHTRTFIFSTRPTMSDVPPHDKLLEWTVDLYPKGVWFKKSLLIVWAGTYDVPEVVLRTVRISITCQNCPEPALDQYGEPEQTEPDVRVKIGVLVWGVQKGVEHVSSVVERVHRFSAQNRVLNIDAALDFDALNTPLYSPPPAPCPPSHRRCAKCTDACDTPEVKHLLGANGDQLKIQVVILPLTDYCHVGAPESTYG, encoded by the exons GTGGATAATTCAAAAAGTGTGCTGCTGAAGATAGCAACTCTGTATGCTGAGCAGCTGATGAGTGATCTGACCCTCGAAGTAGCTGGAGTTGGATACCCAGCTCATCGATTAATATTATGTGCTAGTAGTGAAGTTTTTCAG GTTATGTTAATGAATAGAGAATGGAGTGAGTGGAGGGAAAGTCGCATAGTCCTACAGGAGACACCTTCTGCGGCATCAGTCTTCCCACATTTTCTAAA GTATTTCTACACGGGTCAGATTAGGATATCCTATCACACAGTGCTTCCAGTCTTGTCACTCGCTGACAAATATAATGTTAAG GATCTGGTGACATTATGTCTGAGCTATATGTCACAGCACATTGCCCAAGCTGCCAAGCGCGGACAACTCATAGCTTGGATGCAATACACCATGGGTTGCGGACACAATGATGTTGCCAAG GCTTGCCAGAACTTTGTGAAGTGGAACGTGGAGTGGGTGTGGTCTGAAGCAGCACTGGCCGAGCTGGAGGGAGACACGCTGGTGCAGCTGCTACAGCACACGGACCTCGTGCTGCACAATGAGATCACCTTATACCA GTTCGTGGTGCGATGGTTGAACAAGCAACGGGAGAAGCTGGACAGGACTGATCTCAATGAAGCAGAGAAGAAGCTGCACTGGGAGTCGCTGGTGGCGGCCGTGTTCTCGCACATCAG GTTCCCGATGATGTGTCCGAACCAGCTAGCGAAGCTGCTACTCTGTCCGCTGACCCAGGAGCACAAGGACTTCTTCATGGAGCGGATGGCCATCGCCATGAGCTACCAGTCAG GTCAGTACGAGCGGGTGGCGGAGGTGCAGCAGACGGAGGCGGGTCGGATGCTGTTCACCCCTCGACTGTACACCGAGGACACGTGGGGATCCATCCTGG CGGTGGACAACTTCCACTCCCTCCCATGCTACCACACGAGGACGTTTATATTCTCGACCCGCCCCACCATGTCGGACGTCCCCCCTCACGACAAGCTTCTGGAGTGGACCGTGGACCTGTACCCGAAGGGCGTCTGGTTCAAGAAGAGCCTGCTCATTGTCTGGGCCGGTACTTATGAT GTTCCGGAGGTGGTGTTGCGCACAGTGCGCATATCGATCACGTGCCAGAACTGTCCGGAGCCCGCGCTGGACCAGTACGGGGAACCAGAACAAACTGAGCCCGACGTCAGAGTCAAG ATCGGCGTGCTGGTGTGGGGCGTGCAAAAGGGCGTCGAGCACGTGTCGTCCGTTGTCGAACGTGTACACAGATTTTCTGCGCAAAACAG AGTTCTGAACATTGACGCCGCGCTCGACTTCGACGCGCTCAACACCCCGCTGTACTCGCCGCCCCCCGCGCCCTGCCCCCCGTCGCACAG ACGCTGTGCGAAGTGTACGGACGCGTGCGACACGCCGGAGGTCAAACACCTGCTTGGAGCCAACGGGGACCAGCTCAAG ATACAAGTCGTGATACTCCCACTCACGGACTACTGCCACGTCGGCGCCCCGGAGTCGACGTACGGATGA